The window CGGCGTCGGCGGCGACCTCGTGCGCGGCGAGCAGGCTCAGGTCGGCGTCGACGACGAGGTCGGCTTCGGCGTGCAGCCGGTGGCCGATCCAGCGCAGCCGTACCGCGGTCACGTCGCGGACACCGGGCACCGCGCGCAGGGTCGTTTCGGCGGTGTCGACCAAAGCCGGGTCGACGGCGTCCATCAGCCGCCGGTACACCTCGCGGGCGGCGTCGCGCAGCACGTACAGGATCGCGACGGTGATGGCGAGGCCGACCAGCGGGTCGGCCCACTGCCAGCCGACCGCCGCGCCCCCGGCGGCGGCGACGACCGCCAGCGAGGTGAACCCGTCGGTACGGGCGTGCAGCCCGTCGGCGACCAGCGCGGCCGAACCGATGCGCCGGCCGACCCGGATCCGGTAGCGGGCGACGATCTCGTTGCCGGCGAACCCGACGACCCCGGCGGCGGCCACCCACGGCACGTGGCTCATCGGCGCCGGGTGGATAAGCCGGTCGACGGCGGTCGCGCCGGCGGCGATCGCCGAGCCGGCGATGACGACCACGATGACGATGCCGGCGAGGTCCTCGGCGCGGCCGAACCCGTACGTGTAGGCGCGGGTGGCGGCGCGCCGGCCGATCAGGAACGCGATGGCCAGCGGTACGGCGGTGAGCGCGTCGGTGACGTTGTGCAGGGTGTCGCCGAGCAGCGCCACCGAGCCGGAGGCGGCGACGATGACGGCCTGGGCGGCGGCGGTGGCGGCGAGGACCGCCAGGGAGATCCACAGGGCGCGGAGTCCGTCGCGGGACGCTTCGAGGGAGTCGTCGACCTTGGCGGCGGTGTCGTGGGTGTGGGGGGTGAGCCGGTGCAGCGCCCGTCGCCACCAGGCCCGCCGCACCGGATGCCGGTGACCGTGCGGGTGGTGGTCGTGACGGTGGTGGTCGTGGTCCATGGCGATGGCAGAATACGTGCTCATGTACGCACGCGACAACGCTGCAGGTGCCACCGATGGGCAGCAGCCACCGACCGGCGCGCAGGTCGACACGGCGGTGACCGCGTTGAAGATGCTGGCCGACCCGACCCGGCTACGCCTGCTGTGGCAGCTGCGCGACGGTGAACACGACGTCGGCACCCTCGCGGCGGCGGTCGGCGCCGCCCGCCCCGCCGTGTCGCAGCACCTGGCGAAACTGCTGCTCGCCGGCCTGGTCGCCAGCCGCCGCGACGGCCGCCGGGTGCTCTACCGGGCGCGCGGCGGCCACGTCCGCCGCCTGGTCACCGAGGCCCTGTGCGCCGCAGACCACCACCTGACCGGCGCCCCCGACCACGACTGATCCCACATTGCCGGCTGGCCCGGCCGGCTAGAACGAGTGTCGGCCGACGTCGACGGCTGACTAGCATCACCGGCCGTGGACGACAGACGGTGGCGGGATCCGCAGTGGTTGGCCTGGGTGCGGGACTGGATCGACGGCCGGCTCGCCGCGGTGCAGCTCGACCTGGCCGACGACGTCGACGACCTGCTCGCCCTCGGCGTGCCCGACCGGCGGCTGGCCACCCTGCCGCAGGCGTACGCACGGATCGTCGACGCCGTCGGCGCCGATCGACGGTTCCGCGACGCGGCACCGATGGTGGCCGACCTGTGCGCCGAGCTCGCGCAGTACGGGCTGCCGGAGCTGCTGCAGCACGACGACCTGCACGACGCGCAGGTCTTCGTCCGCGACGGCCGCCACCTCATCATGGACTGGGGCGACGCCTGCGTGTCGCATCCGTTCCTCACCCTGTCGGTCACCCTCGACGGTGGGCTGGCGTGGGGGCTCGACGACGTACGGGACTCGGTCGACACCACACCGTTCCGGGACGCCTACCTGGCGCCGTACG is drawn from Micromonospora sp. Llam0 and contains these coding sequences:
- a CDS encoding cation diffusion facilitator family transporter, whose protein sequence is MSTYSAIAMDHDHHRHDHHPHGHRHPVRRAWWRRALHRLTPHTHDTAAKVDDSLEASRDGLRALWISLAVLAATAAAQAVIVAASGSVALLGDTLHNVTDALTAVPLAIAFLIGRRAATRAYTYGFGRAEDLAGIVIVVVIAGSAIAAGATAVDRLIHPAPMSHVPWVAAAGVVGFAGNEIVARYRIRVGRRIGSAALVADGLHARTDGFTSLAVVAAAGGAAVGWQWADPLVGLAITVAILYVLRDAAREVYRRLMDAVDPALVDTAETTLRAVPGVRDVTAVRLRWIGHRLHAEADLVVDADLSLLAAHEVAADAEHQLTHAVPRLVSATVHTDPAGHAGAHHHVTLSHRRRAATLR
- a CDS encoding metalloregulator ArsR/SmtB family transcription factor, coding for MYARDNAAGATDGQQPPTGAQVDTAVTALKMLADPTRLRLLWQLRDGEHDVGTLAAAVGAARPAVSQHLAKLLLAGLVASRRDGRRVLYRARGGHVRRLVTEALCAADHHLTGAPDHD